In Sulfitobacter sp. OXR-159, one DNA window encodes the following:
- the murC gene encoding UDP-N-acetylmuramate--L-alanine ligase, whose amino-acid sequence MNAAATKLPTDVGPIHFVGIGGIGMSGIAEVLLNHGYKVQGSDLKTTKITVRLAELGGRIFEGQAAENVEGAAVVVISSAIKPGNAELDEARRRGLPVVRRAEMLAELMRLKSNIAVAGTHGKTTTTTLVAELLVAGGIDPTVVNGGIIHAYGSNARMGQGEWMVVEADESDGTFNRLPATIAIVTNIDPEHMEHWGDFDTLRQGFLNFVSNIPFYGLAVCCTDHPEVQSLVGKLTDRRVMTYGFNAQADVRAVGLHYKDGVAHFDVHLQTEDMVIENCALPMPGDHNVSNALAAVTVARHLGMKLEEIRAALGSFGGVNRRFTRVGEVDGVTIIDDYGHHPVEITAVLKAARQASKGRVIAVHQPHRYSRLSHHFDEFCACFNDADVVGIADVYAAGEEPIPGADRDGLVAGLIQHGHRHAYAVEDAEALTQLVRREARPGDMVVCLGAGTISGWANDLPEALRAAKEAAA is encoded by the coding sequence ATGAACGCCGCCGCCACCAAACTGCCGACCGATGTCGGCCCGATCCATTTCGTCGGCATCGGCGGCATCGGCATGTCTGGCATCGCAGAAGTTCTGCTGAACCACGGCTACAAGGTGCAGGGATCGGACCTGAAGACCACCAAGATCACCGTGCGGCTGGCCGAGCTAGGCGGGCGCATCTTCGAAGGCCAAGCGGCTGAAAATGTCGAAGGGGCGGCCGTGGTCGTGATCTCTTCGGCGATCAAACCAGGCAATGCAGAATTGGACGAGGCCCGCCGCCGGGGTCTGCCCGTCGTGCGCCGGGCCGAGATGCTGGCCGAGCTTATGCGGCTTAAGTCCAACATTGCCGTGGCGGGAACACATGGCAAAACCACCACCACCACCTTGGTGGCCGAACTGCTGGTCGCGGGCGGCATCGACCCGACCGTCGTGAACGGCGGCATCATCCACGCCTATGGCTCCAACGCGCGGATGGGGCAGGGCGAATGGATGGTGGTCGAAGCCGATGAGAGCGACGGCACCTTCAACCGGCTGCCCGCAACCATCGCCATCGTCACCAACATCGACCCCGAGCATATGGAGCATTGGGGCGACTTCGATACGCTGCGGCAGGGCTTTTTGAATTTCGTCTCCAATATCCCGTTCTACGGGCTGGCGGTCTGCTGCACCGATCACCCTGAGGTGCAGTCGCTGGTGGGCAAGCTGACGGACCGTCGCGTTATGACCTACGGGTTCAACGCGCAGGCCGATGTGCGCGCCGTGGGGCTGCATTACAAGGACGGCGTGGCGCATTTCGACGTGCATCTACAAACCGAAGATATGGTCATCGAAAACTGCGCCCTGCCAATGCCGGGCGATCACAACGTCTCGAACGCGCTGGCGGCGGTGACCGTGGCGCGGCACCTAGGGATGAAGCTGGAAGAGATCCGCGCGGCCTTGGGCAGCTTTGGCGGGGTGAACCGCCGCTTTACCCGCGTGGGCGAAGTGGACGGGGTCACCATCATCGACGACTATGGCCACCACCCGGTTGAGATTACCGCTGTTCTCAAAGCCGCGCGGCAGGCCAGCAAGGGGCGGGTGATCGCCGTGCACCAGCCGCACCGCTACTCGCGCCTGAGCCATCACTTCGACGAATTCTGCGCCTGTTTCAACGATGCCGATGTGGTGGGCATCGCCGATGTCTATGCCGCGGGCGAAGAGCCGATTCCCGGTGCCGACCGCGACGGGCTGGTCGCCGGGCTGATCCAGCACGGGCATCGCCACGCCTATGCGGTCGAGGATGCCGAGGCGCTGACGCAATTGGTCCGGCGCGAGGCGCGACCGGGCGATATGGTGGTCTGCCTGGGGGCGGGTACGATCAGCGGCTGGGCCAATGACCTGCCCGAGGCGCTGCGCGCGGCCAAGGAGGCCGCTGCGTGA
- a CDS encoding DUF2484 family protein: MTLVWLSILWVFAAVTVAMLPLRSQYLPGVVLLIAAPVLIIAIGVTHSWAFALLALMAFLSMFRNPLRYLWARLRGKKPELPK, translated from the coding sequence GTGACCCTCGTGTGGCTGTCGATCCTTTGGGTCTTCGCCGCCGTGACAGTGGCCATGCTGCCGCTGCGCTCTCAATATCTGCCGGGGGTGGTTTTGCTGATCGCCGCACCGGTGCTGATCATCGCCATCGGCGTGACGCATTCATGGGCCTTTGCGCTATTGGCCTTGATGGCTTTCCTGTCGATGTTCCGCAATCCACTGCGTTACCTCTGGGCGCGGCTGCGGGGCAAAAAACCGGAGCTGCCGAAATGA
- a CDS encoding DUF2484 family protein, which yields MSLSLVLACFWFVIANILAMTPSKDFHWRSAYLLIAVGIPIVGFVTAQHGPWLGMLVLAGGCSVLRWPVVYFIRWLRRGAGRIKGPAE from the coding sequence ATGAGCCTGTCTCTCGTTCTCGCCTGTTTTTGGTTTGTGATCGCCAATATTCTGGCCATGACCCCCAGCAAGGATTTCCACTGGCGCAGCGCCTATCTGCTGATCGCCGTGGGCATCCCCATCGTCGGTTTCGTCACCGCGCAGCACGGCCCATGGCTGGGCATGCTGGTGCTGGCGGGGGGCTGTTCGGTGCTGCGCTGGCCGGTGGTCTATTTCATTCGCTGGCTGCGCCGAGGGGCAGGGCGGATCAAAGGCCCGGCGGAATGA
- the murB gene encoding UDP-N-acetylmuramate dehydrogenase: MMTLNIPDLRGRLTPNRALSDLTWLRVGGPADYLFQPADVEDLCLFMRRLPQGITVFPMGVGSNLIVRDGGLRAVVIRLGRGFNGIEIDGDQVTAGAAALDAHVARKAADAGLDLTFLRTIPGSIGGALRMNAGCYGSYTADHFVSAKAVTRAGEVVTLTADDLNFRYRQSDLSPGAVLIGATFAPPKGEPEELHARMEQQLAKRDESQPTKDRSAGSTFRNPAGFSSTGKADDVHDLKAWKVIDDAGMRGATVGGAQMSPKHSNFLINTGSATAHDLESLGEEVRKKVYASSGIRLEWEIKRVGEKLGDPVSQS; the protein is encoded by the coding sequence ATGATGACGCTGAATATCCCCGACCTGCGCGGCAGGCTGACCCCAAATCGCGCCCTGAGCGACCTGACATGGCTCCGCGTTGGCGGCCCTGCGGATTATCTGTTCCAACCCGCGGATGTGGAGGACCTGTGCCTTTTCATGCGCCGCTTGCCGCAGGGCATCACGGTTTTCCCCATGGGCGTGGGCAGCAACCTGATCGTGCGCGACGGAGGCTTGCGGGCGGTGGTGATCCGGCTGGGTCGTGGTTTCAACGGGATTGAGATCGACGGGGATCAGGTGACTGCGGGCGCGGCGGCGCTGGATGCCCATGTGGCGCGCAAGGCGGCGGATGCGGGGCTTGATCTGACCTTTCTGCGCACCATTCCCGGCAGCATCGGCGGGGCTTTGCGCATGAACGCGGGCTGTTATGGCAGCTACACGGCGGATCATTTCGTCTCGGCCAAGGCTGTGACCCGCGCGGGCGAGGTGGTGACACTGACCGCAGATGACCTCAACTTCCGCTACCGTCAAAGCGATCTGTCGCCCGGTGCGGTGCTGATCGGGGCAACCTTTGCGCCGCCCAAAGGGGAGCCTGAGGAGTTGCACGCCCGGATGGAACAGCAGCTTGCCAAACGCGACGAAAGCCAGCCGACCAAGGACCGCAGCGCCGGGTCGACCTTTCGCAATCCGGCGGGGTTTTCCTCAACCGGGAAGGCGGACGATGTGCACGACCTGAAGGCGTGGAAGGTGATCGACGACGCCGGGATGCGTGGGGCCACCGTGGGGGGCGCACAGATGAGCCCGAAACACTCCAATTTCCTCATCAACACCGGCAGTGCCACGGCCCATGATCTAGAGTCATTGGGCGAAGAGGTGCGAAAAAAGGTTTACGCTTCAAGCGGTATAAGGCTAGAATGGGAAATTAAGCGCGTCGGTGAAAAATTGGGTGATCCGGTGTCGCAAAGCTAA
- a CDS encoding D-alanine--D-alanine ligase, with product MGGPSAEREVSLSSGRACAAALREHGGYSVIEVEADRDLPAVLADLSPYAVLNCLHGRWGEDGCVQGLLEWLKLPYTHSGVLASALAMDKQRSKDVFRHAGLPVLESVIAPKADVMASHVMAPPYVVKPNNEGSSVGVYLVAEENNGPPQLSEDMPAEVMVETFAPGRELTTTVMGDRALAVTDIITTGWYDYDAKYKPGGSRHVVPADLPQEITDLCFDYACRAHVALGCKGISRTDFRWDEARGPAGLILLETNTQPGMTATSLSPEQAAACGISFPELCAWMVEDASCDR from the coding sequence ATGGGTGGCCCCTCGGCCGAGCGTGAGGTGTCCCTGTCCAGTGGGCGTGCATGCGCCGCTGCCTTGCGGGAACATGGCGGATATAGCGTGATCGAGGTCGAAGCTGACCGCGATCTTCCAGCCGTTCTGGCCGATCTCAGCCCCTATGCTGTATTGAATTGCCTTCATGGCCGTTGGGGCGAAGATGGCTGTGTGCAGGGTCTGCTTGAGTGGCTCAAACTGCCTTACACGCATTCCGGCGTGCTCGCCTCGGCCCTCGCGATGGACAAGCAGCGGTCCAAAGATGTGTTCCGCCATGCGGGGCTGCCGGTGCTGGAAAGCGTCATCGCGCCCAAGGCCGATGTGATGGCCTCTCATGTCATGGCGCCTCCCTATGTGGTCAAACCCAACAACGAAGGCTCCTCGGTCGGGGTCTACCTTGTGGCCGAGGAAAACAACGGCCCCCCGCAACTGTCTGAAGACATGCCCGCAGAGGTGATGGTCGAGACCTTCGCGCCGGGGCGTGAGTTGACGACCACCGTGATGGGCGACCGGGCGTTGGCCGTGACGGATATCATCACCACCGGCTGGTATGATTACGACGCGAAATACAAGCCCGGCGGCTCGCGCCATGTGGTGCCCGCCGATCTGCCGCAAGAGATCACCGATCTGTGTTTCGACTATGCCTGCCGCGCCCATGTGGCGCTTGGCTGCAAGGGCATCAGCCGCACCGATTTCCGCTGGGACGAGGCGCGTGGACCTGCGGGGCTGATCCTGCTTGAGACCAACACCCAGCCCGGGATGACCGCCACCTCGCTCTCGCCCGAGCAGGCTGCGGCCTGCGGCATCTCGTTCCCTGAGCTCTGCGCTTGGATGGTGGAGGATGCTTCATGCGATCGCTGA